The Rosa rugosa chromosome 3, drRosRugo1.1, whole genome shotgun sequence sequence TTAGCATGCAAAGATTTATCGTAAAGATCGAGAATATGTTTGGTTGTGGACTTTTTTACTCCACATTGCAGAACAATATAGATTTGATTCTTTACTAAATCCTATCTTCTTCATGTACATTTCTATACACAATCTTAGTTAATTTGAATAGAAACTTACATGTCTAGTTCTTcaagactttttttttcttttttttttctgtcaagCTATTTCGTCAAGACTTAGTAATTAAGTTTATTATTATATTATGTTATTATCGATCATTTCTTGTTGGCGAACTCTTAGACTAGTATTTTTGACAAAAGAAGTCGTAGCCGGACTAGTATGAGTAGGACTCATCTTATTTGGAAAACCATAAGAAAGACATAGAAGAAGAGAACAGAAAAGAGATCGAAAGAAAATAGAGAacaggaaaaagaaaggaattgAAGGAAGAAGAATGGGAGATACTGCTGTCATGAAGTTGTTTCATATCAAAGTTTCTTCAACGTGGTAAATCACTAAATCGTTCTTAGTCAATAATTTcagtactggtattagtgtttaGTTACTCTCATTATATAATTTAGATTTCTTACCGTTTACAATTCTTGTTATCAAAGAAGCTTACGTTTCAtaacaaaagagaaaacaacAATTAGATTTTGTTGACCGTTCAGTTAGAGTTTAGAgtcactttttggtctcatatccacatctcgacctttcagtttttaggtactaatgtatagatcatctctgcaaaatttcagccaaattgatgatctataagatatctaactcgtttaaaccaatagacgaactaaatctgtctaacctgaaccgtactagctttaaggcagttatcaatgccttaatgaccatcaatttgactgaaattttgcagagatgatctatacattagtaactaaaaactgaacggtcgagatgtgaatatgagaccgaaaagtgatcccaaaccctaacctcactctgaaatttcagagcgaggcatcgctctggataggatcgatatatatatatatatatatatatatatatatatatatatatatatatatatactatatatatatatatatatatatatatatatataggatcgGATTTGGTTTTATTGAGTGATGGCATCAGGTAAGAACGGAGGTTTAGATAAAACTATAAAAATACTTCTCTAGAAAGTTTTTACCGTTTCATGACGACCCAACGATCTATATATTCACAAAAACAGTTCAATTTAGTTACACATTTGAAGTTCGTGTCTTCCTTAAATTTGTATTAGACTTCTCAAAGATTGATCCTTACTTTGGACTCCATGAAAATGAGTATATAGTAGAAGAAATGACAACTAAGGTCATTTTAACATGTGTTATGTTAGATTAGGTCAAACAAAATAATTTATGTTAATTTAGTCCATCTCTTAGCAGCATGATATTAAAAATTTgtaaaattacaatttatatcATTATTTCTCTCCAATCTGAcaccaaaatctctctctctctgtctctgagACCACCTCACCCAACACCATGTCCTTCATCGCCTATactgagaaggagaaggaggaatGGATCAACTCAATCCGGAACCAAACCTAGGTGGCTAGCTGTACCTCCCCCCATTCGCAGCGATCGGGTCGTCGTCCTTTTGATGACGTTGTCTTGGAGTGAGCGCATTAGAGATGTGGGTGTTCTGCCTAATCTTACTGCCCTTGACCTTGTAGGTGTTCTACCTTGCTAAGAGACGTTACCGAGTTCGTAGTATTTGTGAGGCGAAAGCCTCGAGGTTCGGAGCTCGAAAAGCATCTAAGCTGAGTATTTGAGAGAGTCTCTGAGATTGTTCGCATCCTGAGAAAAATTGAGGTCTAATTAGGTTTCGGAGACTGTGAATTGTATGAATCTAACAGAAATAAGATAGGAAATGAGAGTACCGAAGCTCGAGGCATGTAGAAGGCGTGGTGTTGAATACCGGCGATTCCTTCTACCAGCCATTTGTCCTCGTCTCCGATTCTCTCCAGTatcactctctcttctttctctcggTAAAGGAAGGTTGAATTTTAGCTCTGTGAGatgagtttgagtttatgaTTTGGCTTCATAGACTGATAGTTGATACAGTCACAAATTCATTTTATCTTTTCTTAATTCTATAAGAGCTTCctcatttctctttagtttagTATGTGATATCCTCTTCTCTTCTTCCAAAGTGAGTTTATCTTCCCTTGGTTTTCTAAGTGACTTTAACTGTGACATGCACTGTGATATGCATTGCGACATGTACTGTGATATGAACTATGACATGAACTATCGCTAGACATGCACTGTGACATGAACTGTCACTGCAAATTACACTATGAATTCACTGCTCATGTCACAGTTTATTAGTTTATGTCATAGTACATGTCACAATTCATGTCATGTCATGGTTTATGTCATAGTACATCGCCGACCATGTCCGGGTCctaattctctagggtttcataTTTGGGATCCCCATGGTTTGATCCAACAAACTATGTTTATGCTTGACACATGCGGTACTAGTGTCTTCTAGAGTAGTATAGGCTCCAGAAAATTTAAGTTTCGTAATTCTGTTTGAActtagcctatttactatgttttcttttcataGTATATAGACTCGCTTTTGAATAAGCGAGCACttgttgtctaatgggtggtgctagcatgccACGTCCTAGAATTACCCATAGAGATGGTAATGTAAgatatgtatccgtgccattctgacttgagttgaatgagaattgatttgttgattaaaaaaaaaaaaaaaaaaccaagtggAGCATGTGCCCCCCAATGGTTAAGTAAGTTGAGGGTTCTTTATGCAAAATGAGTTACTTTTTGAACATAGGTTCGGTCCTAGAACCAAAATCGAGTCGAGAACTTATATTCAGTTTGTTTGAATTGGACTAAAATTGTCAGTACTGATACATTGGTTTGGCTTGAAAAATGGTTTGATTCGATTTTTTCAATCATTGTTGTCCACCCCTAAGATAATCTATAAACAATCACGGGTGAAAGAAATCTCATCTTTTAGTAATTAAGTTGTAGAGATTACTTGCAAAACAAGGTATTTGTAAGCATCGATATAAAAATCTTTGACAATCAAGTCAGTAAACTATTCGAGCATTGAATAAAAGTCTCGGGCTTGTGTGTTACTTTTACCACAAGTATCCttgtcctcttttttttttttcttcttcttcttcttctaaacgGAGTTTGGAATCTAGCTTAACTGGGAAGCTCATTCGCACCCTGAACATTTTATTGACAATTGAGAAGAATACAACGGAGAGGACATTAGGCCAAAGCCCTGTGAAGAATTACATTGATCCTCAGAAAGAATATAGAATTACATTGATCCTCAGAAAGAATATCCCGAATAATAACAAGACTTTCACCTAACCATAATTCATCTACAGAATCAACACTAACAAGTTGTGCAAACAAAACCATTAGCTTCACGCTTGATATGCCATAATTGAAGTTGAAAAACTATACACACCTTTTAGTCTTTTACAATCATCAACAATCCGGGCTAGAGcagaaaaatcatttttcctatTCAGCGCCGAAACAGGCTGAGCACAGTCACTCTCTAAAGTCTAAAGTCTAAATCGATCTCCAACCAGTTCTGATGGATTGCAAGTAGCAGGCCCACCCTATTAAGGGTTTCCATCTCCATGCGTAGAATGTTCTGGGCATAGCAGAATGGCTTAGCCATTGCTGCCACACACCTGCCTTCATCATCCCGGTCCCTCTTTATGTACTGAGATGAGTAGTcctttagtttctttttttttctgatgaTAATCTTTAGTTTCTTTTTGTGCATGGAAGATTTGCTAATTCTACTTTCCGACAGTAGTTGAGTACTCCAAGCTGGATATTGGATAAGAAATTGGTCTTCCTAATAGCATCAATTCTTCATGATCATTATCATTAGGATTTGTTGACGTGtttactacaaaataaaaataaaaaaattatcattcAAATCTGGTTGGAGTCCTTTTTGGTGATTAGGACTGTAATACTGTTCTTCAACCATTGGTGGTTGGCACCTAATGGGCCGGGCCATCGGTCCCAGTGGCAGTTTTGAAATATCACCACGAAAACAGTAGTATTTTTGTCCTCAGGAAAAGTATTACAGCCAACGAtcgttattttaatttttttttttttttaactccgtcgtcgtcttctttctttctttttttttttcctccgaATCGGAGAAGAACGATTACAATTTACAAGTCTCTCTGTACAATTCTCCGTAGGGCTTTGAATTATTGCTCGGAATTCCCACCACCTGGTTTCTCCGGTGCTCCACCGCACCCGTATAGTCTCTTGGCTACGCGTACCGCCGTGGTCTGATTCATGGTCTGATCTGAGCCGATTCGCAATTTGACGGTGGCGATGGCGTCGGCGCAGAACCAAGCGGCGAATGTCGATCTATTCGATGCGTATTTCCGACGAGCCGATTTGGACCGCGATGGTCGAATTAGTGGCGCCGAAGCCGTCGCTTTCTTCCAAGCCTCCGGTCTCCCTAAACCGGTCCTCGCGCAGGTACTTCTCCTGTATATGCATGTCGGTTAACACGTTTATGCTATGTATGTGTGTGATTATAGTTTTGATCGGGCTTTGGTGTTGATATTAATGTGTTCTGCATCGGATTGATTTGAGTTTTTAGTCTAGTTGTGATTGAAGTGGTTGATAGAAGCTCCGGACATCGTAATTCTCTGATCGGAGCTGAGTTTTGCAATCGGCATTGTTATAAATGGGGAGTTGATGCTTATTCAGTCGAAATTTCGATACTACTATGACTAAGTAGTCCAGTTAGCATTTTAAGAACTTGAGAAAGTTTTGGTATCGTGTCAttagcctttttttttcttttcgaaaattaaataacattGGAAGTAGCTGTTACTCCACTCATTTGCTTTTCTGGCTTATCCAGTCCGATCTTAGGTGGGGCACTTTAGTAATGTTATTTGCATTGCTAGTAAGATGTGAGTTATCTGCATAGATGAAGCTATGAAGAATTGGTTTCCAAACGTACTACTAGGTAGTGGTGCAAACCTACAGCAGCTTTTGTTGAGGTTAGGTATGAATGATTACATAAGCCGATTCTGAATTAGTATGGATTGCAGCATATAACTGACAGGTTTTTGGTTGGTTaatgatgatatgaacataTAGGTTTTTGGAGTCGTGTATCTGTTTGGTTGGAGTGATTACTATATAGAACAACAAGCGTGGATTATTCATCCGTTAGCTTTAGATCAAAATGAAGTATTTTGTCATTATGTGTTTCCAACAGAAGTTTGGATCAGTTCAAGTTATATTGTCTTATTGCCTTTCTGGCAGATATGGGCACATGCAGATCGGAGGCAGACTGGTTTTCTTGGTCGGGAAGAGTTCTACAATGCTCTTAAACTTGTCACTGTGGCACAAAGTAAGCGAGACCTTACCCCCGAAATTGTGAAGGCAGCTTTATATGGTCCAGCTGCATCTAAAATACCTGCACCACAAATAAATTTGACGGGTACACCTGCACCTGCACCTGCACCTGCACCTCAGTTCAGTTCTGCTCCAGCAGTATCTTCCACCCCAGGTGGTGCTGTTACTCCCACATCCTCCCAAAATCTTGGGTTAAGGGGGCCACAAGTTTCTTCAAATGTAAATATGAACCACCAAGCTTTCCTTTCTCAAGGTCAGACAATGAGGCCACCAGTGCCTCAATCTACTACTGCTGCTTCCCAACTGACGCAGGGTGTTTCTTCACAAGGGTTCTCCCAGGGAGTTTCAGTGGTAGGTTCTCGTCCACCAAACTCGAGCATGTCAAATGATTGGGTTGGAGGAAGGGCAGGTGGATCTGTGACAGGGATGCACTCACAAGTCTTAAATAGAGGGATCACTCCATCTGCAACACAAGATGGATTTGGGCTGGCAACATCTGGACCAACAGTTTCCGCACTCTCTAGACCACAGGCACCTTCTGGCATGACACCATCAGGACCACCGGCTAAGGATTCCAAATCATTAAATGTTTCTGGGAATGGCTTTGCTCCCGACTCATCTTTTGGAGATGATGTGTTTTCTGCAATCCCATCTCAACCAAAGCAAAACGCTTCTACAAATTCATTTCCTTCTGGCAGCATACCAGTCTCATCTGCCGTTGTACCAGTATCTGCCGGGCCCCAATCATCTTCTCATGCATTTCCGGGTGGCAGTGTACCATTCTCATCGGCCATTGTTCCAGTTACTTCTGGGCCTCAATCTTCAGAGAGGCCAAGTACGGTTTCACCTATGCAGCCTGTTGGTGGCCAACCTCAGCAGCCCCGGTCATTTGCATCATCAAACCAGCAGGTCCCCACCCAGACTACAACATCTGGAGTTTCATATGGAGCTGGGAACTCTGCTTCTGGTCAATCCTGGCCAAGGATGACTCAAACTGATGTTCAGAAGTACTCAAATATTTTTGTGAAAGTCGACACAGACAGAGACGGGAAAATCACTGGTGATCAAGCTCGTGACTTATTTTTGAAATGGGGATTGCCAAGAGGTGGGGAtatttgcatttaatttagctTCTCGCttgtgtttttactttttagtagATGATATGAATTTACTAAagctctctgttttttttttttggtttcttcttttATGGTAGTTTGTAAATGAAACTGATAAGTCTATGTAAACTCTAATACCTCACTGTTTAAGTTGTTAACAGTAACtccattaattttcttgttTAAATTCACACATCTAGGTGGTGGTGGAGTGTCAGCTCTTACCTTATGcaataaatttcaaattcatgAATTTGACATGCTAGATTGATAATTTATCAAATGTTCTCTTGTGAGCAGCTTTGCTGCTGGATGTTTATTTTTTCAGATGTGTTGTAGTGTCTCTTTTGTGGTATACTGCCACCATGTGCACAAGCCTACATCTTATAAGTGCTGCATAGAATTGCATCTTGTATTTCATGCTGTTGTAAAAACTTGCTTGATGGCATAGTTGTTTAgggtttattattattattaatttattaatttatttattttttttgcaagTCATATAACACACTACTTCATCTTTGTCTGCTCCATGTAGGCATGATGTCTAGATTTTTGTAGCTTTTTGCTTTTTTAATATGACAACAAacaataacattttttttttatagaagtGCCAAATTCTCTACCTCTTAACAATATGCTATTGTTTACATCTGTCAGAGATTTTAAAGCAGGTGTGGGACTTATCAGATCAAGATAACGATAGCATGCTTTCTCTCAAGGAGTTCTGTATCGCACTATATTTGATGGAGCGATATAGGGAGGGACGTCCTCTTCCAGCAGCTCTCCCAAGCAGTGTTTTGTTTGATTTATCCGGTATTGTTCAACCTGCAAATAATTACAGCAATGCTGGCAATGTAGCTTGGAGACCTGCAACTGGTATTCCTCCACACATGACACCCCCAGTTGGTGGGACGCCTGGTCCTGGTGGTCGACCCCCAGTTGGAGGGATGCCTGGCCTTGGAGGTCGGCCCCCAGTTGGAGGGATGCCTGGTCCCGGTGGTCGACCTCCAGTTGGAGGAAGGCCACCAAAGCCAGTTCCTGCTTCTCATTTTGAGGAAAGGCCGCAGATCAATCAGCAGAAACCAAGAGTGCCAGAATTGGAGAAACATCTTGTAGATCAACTGAGTGAAGAGGAGATTAAGTCACTAAACACAAAGTTCAAAGAAGCAACCGAAGCTGATAAAAAGGTGCTTAGTTCATTACTTCATTCCCATCTTCCCAACTTTCAGTGAGACATTTGCCACGTCAGATGATGTGGTCGTGCTTtgcttgtatatatttttattttactttttaagtTCTATACATGTCTGCATACACACATACATACTTTTTTTGATACTCACTGTGTATACCACCAGTATTTTGGTTGCTCCTGCATGTTCTTTGTTTTAGCATAGTTTTATTTCTTAATTTTGCTTTCTGAGACATTTCAAGTCATTTTGGGTAGCTCAGATACGTAGCAAGTCTGGcgagttttgtttgttttgaataactgttgtcttgattttgattcattattTTATGGAGAATGTTTTGATCAAGTTTAAGTGAGAAGTTTGTTACAGCAGTGAATGTATAACGATTCCATGATCAGTTCATGGAGATGAGATTAGTTATCTTGAGGATAGGCATTTCTACATACTTTAGTGCTCATCATTTATTATATTTCATTGAACTTTATATCTCTCTGCTTGGTTTTCCTCAACTTTCGATGCTATTCTTTTCCCTTGAAGGTAGGAGATCTGGAGAAAGAAATTTTGGAATCTAGAGAGAAAATCGAGTATTTCCGTGTCAAAATGCAGGAACTTGTGAGTATCTCATCTTCTTTCTTAAATGTGATTGTTGTGCATTTTAATTGTTACATGACGTATAAGCGATTTTGGATGTCCAAACGTTTGTTCTTTTAAGTAATGGTAATTCATGGTCTTCTTTCTATATCCTCGCTGGTGTAAGAAAAACTTTTTGGAAACTAGAAATTTCTCACATGCTATGTTCTTGATAGAAGGGAGGAGAGAAAATAAGGTACAGGGAAGTTACTGCAGAGAAAGAAATAGAGATGATATGGCATTACTTTGATAGCTTTATAATATTAAAATTTATCTAGGGTGGATTTGGTGAAGAGATTGACAAAGCTCTTCTCTTTATTTATGATATATGGATGGTTTTGTTGTTCATTAGATCCTTAGATTGACAAACTTATAGTAAAGTAGCTTAGGTAAacattatgttttccttatggTCTGGGGCTCAAAATCCCTCACGGCACTTACCTAGCTACTTGCTGAGTTTCCTGTAGGGTACAAGAGAAGACCCCAGTTTTGAGCCTGGGTCTGCAAAGTGGGTTGGGGGATTCCtgggtataaaaaaaaaaaaaaatgtgtgtcAGTTGGAGTATCAGAAGATTTATTCACATGCACCACAATAATGATGAAAATAATGAACCAATTGtccaattttattttattcttttctgaTTTACAGCTAGGGTTATGAGGAGTATTTCTTATATTTGTTTTACTTGGAAGAAGAGATTATAGATCTTAGATCATTTGTTTTCTGATAATGTTCAGACTTTGCTGCATTTCAAGGTGGCTTCACTATATCGGTGCAGGATAGTTTTGGTATTTGATCAAATATGTGATAATTTATATCTAGTGGTTAATGTAGAGAAATTATGCTTCTTCCTGTCAGCTGTTGACCGCTGATAAGGAGGAATCCTTAAACTTACATCTAAGTTTGACATGCTTCACCGTGTTGATAGCATATCACCTTGATATATTTTCTCTAATCTATCTTCCTCTTTTGTATAAGGTTTTGTACAAGAGCAGATGTGACAATCGTCTTAATGAGATCACAGAAAGGGCGTCTTCCGATAGACGTGAGGTATATTCTAGTATGCTTGAGGAAATGCACATATTCACATTCGTCTTTAGTTGCTCATTGACTCATTGAACAATACATGAATTTAGGCGGAGATCCTAGCCAAGAAATATGAAGAGAAATACAAACAAACTGGAGATGTAGCTTCCAAATTGACTATTGAAGAAGCCACCTTTCGTGATCTGCAGGTACTTGTCACTAAGTTTCATAATTTGTTGAACATTGAGTGAGCacatgttttggtattttgctCTTTTGAAGATAAAGAGGCATATGCTACTGTGTACTTAGGTGGTTCTCTTTAAGTGTTCTGGTAGATAAACTaaaatttgaattcaaaatCAAGTAGGACTTTTTATGTTTTGGA is a genomic window containing:
- the LOC133740063 gene encoding uncharacterized protein LOC133740063 → MASAQNQAANVDLFDAYFRRADLDRDGRISGAEAVAFFQASGLPKPVLAQIWAHADRRQTGFLGREEFYNALKLVTVAQSKRDLTPEIVKAALYGPAASKIPAPQINLTGTPAPAPAPAPQFSSAPAVSSTPGGAVTPTSSQNLGLRGPQVSSNVNMNHQAFLSQGQTMRPPVPQSTTAASQLTQGVSSQGFSQGVSVVGSRPPNSSMSNDWVGGRAGGSVTGMHSQVLNRGITPSATQDGFGLATSGPTVSALSRPQAPSGMTPSGPPAKDSKSLNVSGNGFAPDSSFGDDVFSAIPSQPKQNASTNSFPSGSIPVSSAVVPVSAGPQSSSHAFPGGSVPFSSAIVPVTSGPQSSERPSTVSPMQPVGGQPQQPRSFASSNQQVPTQTTTSGVSYGAGNSASGQSWPRMTQTDVQKYSNIFVKVDTDRDGKITGDQARDLFLKWGLPREILKQVWDLSDQDNDSMLSLKEFCIALYLMERYREGRPLPAALPSSVLFDLSGIVQPANNYSNAGNVAWRPATGIPPHMTPPVGGTPGPGGRPPVGGMPGLGGRPPVGGMPGPGGRPPVGGRPPKPVPASHFEERPQINQQKPRVPELEKHLVDQLSEEEIKSLNTKFKEATEADKKVGDLEKEILESREKIEYFRVKMQELVLYKSRCDNRLNEITERASSDRREAEILAKKYEEKYKQTGDVASKLTIEEATFRDLQEKKMDLYRAIVKMEQEGSGDGTLQDRVDRIQSDLDELVKTLNERCKKYGLRAKPTTLTELPFGWQVGIQEGAADWDEDWDKFEDEGFTFVKELTLDVPNVLAPPRRKSSSAKKEKASTAESPTAASQPKVDGESEKPQSTGEKVVENGAAYDKNEDESVKSVPNSPLASSTVGSPSREFSDSNFGKTTVSPRDKETQSDHGGAGSVFSGDKSFDEPVWGTFDANDDVDSVWGFNAVSTTKDTDHDGHRDNYYYGGGSGEFGLNPIKTGSSQTSSFSQKSRPFTFDDSVPSTPLNSGYSPPRFKDSLEPSFDSLSRFDSFRSHDSGFFPQEKFGRFDSMRSSRDFDQGHGFPSFDDIPDPFGSSAPFRTSLDSETPRRDSDPFGSSSSFRISFDSQTPRRDSDPYGSSGPFRTSFDSQTPGRDSDRFGSSASFRTSFDGQTPRRDSDPYGSSAPFRSSFDSTPRADSDPYGSSAPFRTSFDGQSSRRDSDPFGSTGPFKLSMESQTPRRDSDNWSAF